Within Candidatus Saccharibacteria bacterium, the genomic segment CCGAGCATTTTGGCGCGGTAGAGGTTGTCGCATCGTCAAAAGATAAAAATTTCACCTACATTCCAAAGGATTACGTCATTCCACCGGATGCTGATTATTTTCATATAACCACAAACAACACTATTTTTGGCAGCCAACTTCGAACCGACTTAGTCAGCCCCGTTCCGCTTGTGGCCGATATGTCGTCCGATATTTTGAGCCGACCTCTAGATGTTAGTAGGTACACTCTTATATACGGTGGATGCCAGAAAAATATGGGTCCTGCCGGTGTGTCTTTTGTGATTATACGGGAAGACGCCCTTGGGAAAGTCGAGCGGCGAATACCGACGATGCTCGACTACCGCACGCACGTTGAACACAGCTCACTCTACAACACTCCACCAGTTGCCAGCATTTTTACTGTCCGTGAGGTACTTCGCTGGGTCAAAGCCGAAGGTGGCGTCGTCGAAATGCAAAAACGCGCAGAAGCTCGTGCCAAACTACTTTATGAAGAAGTTGATCGGAATCATCTCTTCACTGGCACAGTTGTACCCGAGGATCGCTCGCTTATGAACGCCTGTTTTGTCATGAGTAGTGGCAATGAAGCCAAGGAGCAAGCATTTCTCGACTTTGTGGAGAAGCGCGGCATTATTGGACTGAAAGGTCACCGTTCAGTAGGAGGTTTCCGTGCCAGCATGTACAACGCTCTGCCGCTTGAAAGCGTTCAAGAACTGGTGGATTGTATGAAACTTTTTGAGGAGGAAAATTCATGAATGTCTTACTCGCCACCCAAAAACCGTTCTCAAAAGCGGCTGTAGCAGCTATAAGAAAAATCATGACCGACGCTGGGCACAAACTGACCGTGCTGGAAAACTACAAAGCACAAACTGACTTTGTGAAAGCCATAAAAAATGCAGAGGCACTAATTGTCAGAAGCGACCTCGTTAATGCTGAACTTGTGGAAGCGGCTCCAAAGCTAAAAATAATCGTCCGCGCTGGAGCAGGTTACGACAATATCGACCTTACCGCATGCTCAAAAGCAAACATTGTCGTCATGAACACGCCGGGTCAAAACAGCAATGCCGTAGCAGAACTCGCTATCGGTCTTATGATTTATAGTGCCCGAAACCTATTTTCACCCGGGACAGGCACAGAACTTCGAGGGCGTTCACTTGGTTTGCATGCATTTGGCAATGTCGGCAAGTTGGTCGCCTCACACGCACGAGGTATTGGTATGAAAGTCTACGCTTATGACCCATATGTGGGCAATGAGATAATGCGCGAATTTGAAGTCGAACCGGTTGATTCGCTGCAGGCATTGTACGAAGCCAGCGACTACGTTTCGCTCCACATCCCTGCCCTACCCGACACAATTGCTTCGGTAGGTTATGACTTGATTTCACGAATGCCCCAGGGCGCAACGCTACTAAACACGGCACGAAAAGAAGTTGTGGACGAGGTGGGATTACAAAAAGTCCTCACTGAGCGCCCCGACCTCATTTACGTAGCTGATGTCATGCCCGACAGTTACGAAACGCTCGTGGTAAGTTTTCCCGGACGCGTCTATGCAACACCTAAG encodes:
- the serC gene encoding 3-phosphoserine/phosphohydroxythreonine transaminase is translated as MKVHNFGAGPAVLPDVAVKNTAKAVLELDGSGLSLLEVSHRSAAFEKIAAEAEELLHELLQVPSGYRTLFLGGGASTQFVVVPYNLLNIKAAYLETGAWAKKAIAEAEHFGAVEVVASSKDKNFTYIPKDYVIPPDADYFHITTNNTIFGSQLRTDLVSPVPLVADMSSDILSRPLDVSRYTLIYGGCQKNMGPAGVSFVIIREDALGKVERRIPTMLDYRTHVEHSSLYNTPPVASIFTVREVLRWVKAEGGVVEMQKRAEARAKLLYEEVDRNHLFTGTVVPEDRSLMNACFVMSSGNEAKEQAFLDFVEKRGIIGLKGHRSVGGFRASMYNALPLESVQELVDCMKLFEEENS
- a CDS encoding 3-phosphoglycerate dehydrogenase, coding for MNVLLATQKPFSKAAVAAIRKIMTDAGHKLTVLENYKAQTDFVKAIKNAEALIVRSDLVNAELVEAAPKLKIIVRAGAGYDNIDLTACSKANIVVMNTPGQNSNAVAELAIGLMIYSARNLFSPGTGTELRGRSLGLHAFGNVGKLVASHARGIGMKVYAYDPYVGNEIMREFEVEPVDSLQALYEASDYVSLHIPALPDTIASVGYDLISRMPQGATLLNTARKEVVDEVGLQKVLTERPDLIYVADVMPDSYETLVVSFPGRVYATPKKMGAETAEANENSGRAAAQQIVNFFATGDRIFQVNK